The Clostridiaceae bacterium HFYG-1003 genome includes a window with the following:
- a CDS encoding cell wall-binding repeat-containing protein, protein MEKRKHVLRGLTSSLVMALALQVMPVSLFSHSAMAQTTSSVFNPPVVETSLPQKSIQTLASTVNPGNLKVFNGPNRYATATYISKATYTMADTVILVQGTNFPDALSAGPLAYALNAPILLTSTTELSADTRQEMVRLGATKVIILGGLSAISSSVESELNSLGYNVERISGSDRYETALKVAIRLRASNVITSAAVLTAGDQFADALSAGSMAAKKGYPVLLTDGKTLSKSVIDHLVSNRIKTVYIIGGYLAIDQGMEKILTDAGIAAVRINGADRIETSTMIADQFFRTRKAVIANGWSFVDALAATPFAAKNDAPILLVKQDDLSDKVIEYVSYYECTDLFVAGGDLVVSSPVRERLADLIAVETFTIRVKNTDGTYSNQYISARVNKEYAKQAFDLQNQHRVKNGRVPLAWDERYYDAAKVRAVELSILFSHTRPDGRNCLTIGPDLNLTGENAAAGHPTPEAVIYAYSQSEGHNANMLRTVFSKSAIARVQVNQFPYWITLFGN, encoded by the coding sequence ATCTCTGGTTATGGCCCTTGCACTTCAAGTCATGCCGGTGTCGCTCTTCAGTCACTCTGCCATGGCGCAAACCACCAGCTCGGTATTTAACCCGCCGGTGGTTGAAACCAGCCTGCCGCAAAAGTCAATCCAGACGCTGGCCTCCACGGTGAATCCGGGAAACCTGAAAGTGTTCAACGGACCCAACCGGTACGCCACCGCGACCTATATCAGCAAAGCGACTTATACCATGGCGGATACCGTCATTCTGGTTCAGGGAACGAACTTTCCCGACGCTCTGTCAGCCGGGCCCCTGGCCTATGCGCTGAACGCGCCGATTCTTTTAACCTCCACCACGGAACTTTCGGCGGATACCCGCCAGGAAATGGTTCGCCTGGGAGCAACCAAGGTAATTATCCTGGGCGGCTTGTCGGCCATCAGTTCCTCGGTTGAATCCGAGCTCAATTCCCTGGGATACAATGTCGAGCGCATCAGCGGCAGCGACCGCTATGAAACGGCGCTGAAGGTTGCCATTCGCCTGCGAGCCAGCAATGTCATCACCAGCGCGGCCGTTCTGACCGCCGGCGACCAGTTTGCCGATGCCCTGTCGGCCGGCAGCATGGCAGCCAAGAAAGGCTATCCGGTTCTGCTGACGGACGGCAAAACCTTGTCCAAGTCGGTGATTGATCACCTCGTCAGCAACCGCATTAAAACGGTCTACATCATCGGAGGCTATCTGGCCATCGATCAGGGAATGGAAAAGATTCTGACCGACGCCGGCATTGCCGCTGTCCGCATCAACGGAGCGGATCGGATCGAAACCTCCACCATGATTGCCGATCAGTTCTTCCGCACCAGAAAAGCAGTCATTGCCAACGGCTGGAGCTTTGTGGATGCACTGGCAGCTACTCCCTTTGCCGCAAAGAATGATGCGCCGATCCTTTTGGTAAAACAGGACGACCTCAGCGACAAAGTCATTGAATATGTTTCCTATTACGAATGCACCGACCTGTTTGTCGCCGGCGGTGACCTGGTTGTCAGCAGCCCCGTCCGGGAACGCCTGGCGGATCTGATCGCGGTTGAAACCTTCACCATCCGGGTGAAAAACACCGACGGAACCTATTCCAACCAGTACATCAGCGCCCGGGTCAACAAGGAATACGCCAAACAGGCCTTTGATCTGCAGAACCAGCATCGGGTCAAAAACGGCCGCGTGCCGCTGGCCTGGGATGAAAGATATTACGACGCGGCGAAAGTCCGCGCAGTGGAACTTTCCATTCTCTTCAGCCACACCCGGCCGGACGGACGCAACTGTCTGACCATTGGGCCGGATCTGAATCTGACCGGAGAAAATGCGGCGGCCGGGCATCCGACCCCGGAGGCTGTGATTTATGCCTACAGCCAGTCGGAAGGACATAACGCCAACATGCTGCGCACCGTCTTCAGCAAATCAGCCATCGCTCGTGTGCAGGTCAACCAGTTCCCCTACTGGATCACCCTGTTCGGCAACTAA
- a CDS encoding ornithine cyclodeaminase family protein, with product MKILLLNQEEMKRVITMAEAIRADQDALAMYSRGESDIPLRVNLNIEEFEGQSLYMPGYARAGHALGVKIVSVYPRNIEKGITSVPSTMVLQDDATGQVIALMDGTYLTQLRTGAVAGAATDLLARLDARNFVLIGTGGQAATQLEAVLDVRPIRDVRVYDVSPERAKAFADAMARRYDVAIRASEDLSQDIREADIITTVTTAKVPVFDGTLLKKGVHINGVGSYTPEMSEIPPEVLLRAGKIFVDTKDAITESGDFQKLIRSGQFDPSRITGELGELVSGRKPGRESLDEITFFETTGNAILDIVVARKIYENAREMGIGTLIDL from the coding sequence ATGAAAATACTGTTATTGAACCAGGAAGAAATGAAACGGGTCATCACCATGGCGGAAGCCATCCGCGCCGATCAGGATGCTCTGGCGATGTACTCCAGGGGTGAGAGCGACATTCCGCTGCGCGTCAATCTCAACATCGAGGAGTTCGAGGGCCAGAGCCTGTATATGCCGGGCTACGCCAGGGCAGGCCACGCGCTGGGCGTCAAGATCGTATCGGTCTACCCCCGCAATATTGAGAAAGGCATTACCAGCGTTCCCTCCACCATGGTGCTGCAGGATGATGCCACCGGCCAGGTCATCGCTCTGATGGACGGAACTTACCTGACCCAGCTTCGCACCGGCGCAGTGGCTGGTGCCGCCACGGATCTGCTGGCCCGGCTGGATGCCCGCAACTTTGTTCTGATCGGCACCGGCGGACAGGCAGCCACTCAGCTCGAAGCCGTCCTGGATGTCCGACCGATCCGGGATGTCCGGGTCTATGATGTCAGTCCGGAACGGGCCAAAGCCTTTGCCGATGCCATGGCCAGGCGCTATGATGTCGCCATCCGGGCCTCGGAGGATCTGTCCCAGGACATCCGGGAAGCCGACATCATTACCACGGTCACGACGGCCAAAGTCCCGGTCTTTGACGGCACGCTGCTCAAAAAAGGCGTCCATATCAACGGTGTGGGCTCCTATACGCCGGAAATGAGCGAGATTCCGCCGGAAGTGCTGCTCCGGGCCGGCAAGATCTTTGTGGATACCAAAGACGCCATTACCGAATCCGGTGATTTCCAGAAACTCATCCGATCCGGTCAGTTCGACCCTTCCCGAATTACGGGAGAGCTGGGGGAACTGGTCAGCGGCCGAAAGCCCGGTCGGGAATCCCTGGATGAAATTACCTTCTTCGAAACCACCGGCAATGCCATCCTGGACATCGTCGTGGCCCGCAAGATCTACGAGAACGCCCGGGAAATGGGCATTGGCACCCTGATCGATCTTTAG
- a CDS encoding glycerate kinase encodes MKFVLIPDSFKGTMTSIEICQILEESIHRRFSEAQVRSIPVADGGEGTVDAFLCALGGETIEAAVTGPYGEPMTAAYGLLDGGETAVIEMAACAGLPLVEGRRNPGLTTTYGVGELLLDAARRGVRRIIVGLGGSATNDGGCGAAAAAGIRFLDSSGEVFHPTGATLKDIARIDDSARSPELTGVEILTMCDIDNPMHGPQGAAYIFGPQKGADPAMVRDLDQGLIHLAEVIRRDLGRDLSELPGAGAAGAMGAGMAAFFGSPLRQGIQIVLDTVEFDRLISDCDYILTGEGRIDSQSLRGKVVMGVAGRAKAQNKPVLVLAGGADGDLEPAYAGGVTAIFTINRLPEPLEVSRYKSRENLAATADNILRLIQAALPVH; translated from the coding sequence ATGAAATTTGTCCTGATCCCGGATTCATTCAAAGGAACCATGACATCAATAGAGATCTGTCAAATACTCGAAGAATCAATCCATCGCCGCTTCAGTGAGGCGCAGGTCCGATCCATCCCGGTGGCCGACGGCGGGGAGGGCACCGTGGACGCCTTTCTCTGCGCTCTGGGCGGCGAAACGATTGAGGCGGCGGTGACCGGTCCCTATGGAGAACCCATGACAGCAGCCTATGGTCTGCTGGACGGGGGAGAAACGGCGGTGATTGAGATGGCTGCCTGCGCCGGTCTGCCCCTGGTGGAGGGACGCAGGAATCCCGGACTGACCACTACCTATGGCGTGGGAGAACTGCTGCTGGATGCCGCCCGTCGCGGCGTGCGGCGAATCATTGTCGGTCTGGGCGGCAGCGCCACCAACGATGGCGGCTGCGGAGCCGCCGCGGCCGCCGGCATCCGCTTTCTGGACAGCAGCGGCGAGGTCTTTCACCCCACCGGCGCCACCCTGAAGGACATCGCCCGGATCGATGATTCAGCCCGGTCTCCCGAACTGACCGGAGTGGAGATCCTTACCATGTGCGATATCGACAATCCGATGCATGGCCCGCAGGGTGCCGCCTATATCTTCGGTCCGCAAAAAGGAGCGGATCCGGCCATGGTCAGAGATCTGGATCAAGGTCTGATCCATCTGGCGGAAGTAATCCGGCGGGATCTGGGCAGGGATCTGTCAGAGCTGCCCGGAGCCGGAGCCGCCGGAGCCATGGGCGCCGGCATGGCCGCCTTCTTCGGTTCGCCCTTGCGCCAGGGCATACAGATTGTACTGGATACCGTGGAGTTTGATCGGCTAATTTCAGACTGCGACTACATCCTGACCGGAGAAGGCAGAATCGACAGCCAGAGTCTGCGCGGCAAAGTCGTCATGGGCGTGGCCGGCCGGGCCAAAGCGCAGAACAAACCCGTTCTGGTCCTAGCCGGCGGCGCGGACGGAGACCTGGAGCCAGCTTATGCAGGCGGCGTCACCGCCATCTTTACCATTAACCGCCTCCCCGAACCCCTGGAAGTCAGCCGTTATAAAAGCCGGGAAAACCTGGCCGCCACCGCTGACAACATCCTGCGCCTGATCCAGGCTGCCCTGCCAGTCCATTAA
- a CDS encoding class I SAM-dependent methyltransferase: MSNYYEEHLHSTSLFQVYQTDLPRIRQYLDEEIRFVQKELKPDFRILEVGAGYGRILRELAPSVATAVGVDLSADSIRLAQAYCKDQPNCSFQVMDAFHLDFEEPFDAVICLQNGLSAIKGQPLALIRQCLKVLKKGGRAYFSTYSPRFWDHRLAWFQEQADIGLLGEIDPVQTGDGRIVCRDGFVGIAYTENDLRQLAEATGCSYHMEEVDGSSLFLLVDQLP, from the coding sequence TTGTCCAATTACTATGAGGAGCATCTGCATTCGACCAGTCTGTTCCAGGTGTATCAGACCGATTTGCCCAGAATCAGGCAGTATCTCGACGAAGAAATCCGTTTTGTCCAAAAGGAGCTGAAACCGGATTTCAGGATCCTGGAGGTTGGTGCCGGCTATGGCCGGATCCTGCGGGAGCTGGCGCCGTCCGTGGCAACTGCCGTCGGGGTGGATCTCTCGGCCGATTCGATCCGGCTGGCCCAGGCGTACTGCAAGGACCAGCCCAACTGCAGTTTTCAGGTCATGGATGCTTTTCACCTGGATTTTGAGGAACCCTTTGACGCGGTGATCTGCCTGCAGAATGGGTTGTCGGCGATCAAAGGCCAGCCCTTGGCGCTGATCCGGCAGTGCCTGAAGGTTTTAAAGAAAGGTGGGCGGGCCTATTTCAGCACCTACAGCCCAAGGTTCTGGGACCACCGGCTGGCCTGGTTTCAGGAACAGGCGGACATAGGGTTGCTGGGTGAAATTGACCCAGTGCAGACCGGAGACGGCAGGATCGTCTGTCGGGACGGTTTTGTCGGCATCGCCTATACCGAGAATGACCTGCGTCAGCTGGCCGAAGCCACCGGCTGTTCTTATCACATGGAGGAAGTCGATGGGTCCAGTTTGTTCCTCCTGGTGGATCAGCTGCCATGA
- a CDS encoding S8 family serine peptidase, which produces MLKRVVSAVLALGLVLSGTGIRVSGAPKANSAKNVPQVSGKLQNLLEKNKEKAAKVTRPEAQDPEEEVRVIIELSVQPHQLAKWKTGQGTLAKIDREQSAFFSEARRAGIAFSKLKTFRQVFNGTSGKVKRKDLEALKQLPGVKSVSIARTYARPQPLMAQSADLVGAPQAWNLNYKGEGLVVGVIDSGFDPTHPDFVLTNPAHAELDASEVAAQGMPGQYVSAKFPYAYNYFDRSNSVLESGESHGQHVAGTIAANGELKGVAPEAQLLALKVFSSDPTVDTTYEDIYLEALEDGVLLGADVLNLSLGAPAGFTSFGPSALETAVSNAKASGVLVAMAAGNDKNLAEGAPTNAASWMPDQGLISDPAVARDSMVVAASDKVIPQWEKILIDVTTPDGFRSAVVLPAPNSPDPVTALSEGGYPVVYAGLGSPEDFAGVDYAGKIVMIWPGSYPLAEQLERAQSGGAIALIVGDHYSDGELMIMAGGENATIPFMAVDFETAGKLSDLRFNGGTVAFRGIPNSDPTIKLADFSTWGATNDLRLKPEITAPGLNIVSTQNGQAYGVMSGTSMATPHLAGGAVVIRDYFEHSPAFQALSRADQMIVSKQLLMNSADVLFEQGTARSPRVQGAGLMNLGKALEARTLAYQPITREAKLELKEVTSPLLKLNLTVQNIGGEGLDYTAEVHLLTDAMDNGLYTERSRKVPHSLSGDEAFRVEAGSSRAVSLTVDFAQGGVSKEQFIEGFVVLTDSDGRTTSVPFMGFYGDWNKPLVLDAFGATLGRGQDPVGTSFFDTSGLICYSPYYDEAYWLKNRRVELNPRNDVSYLTGRSNILPSLSFLRSADEVTFSLLNSSKTRLETIGSYQGVPKMSRIYAGAPTSYLMEEGFWEDDLPTGPLPDGKYFYEIKTKINYDQGTAQARQIPVLIDHKAPVVSNVRIEGNYLYFDATDGASDLGVGVNAFVVSTSKTDSTYDMMVEKTVNNRYRIDIWRMLGKSTSIYIYAYDNLYNESITSILQSSRKPAPPVVQRIAGDTRYSTAVEISKKTFVTADTIILVNGVSGIDALLGGPLSAVMGAPILLTEPAALRSVTKTEITRLKAKHAIILGGEQAVPAGIVTALKGMGLTVERIGGTTRFKTSILVDQKIRSITGRTDRAVVANGYTMFDALTAGPGAAKNGCGILFNDGKSIDMIKDSLKEANTVYLTGGQLVQTAEVEAALQAPGRTVVRLAGANRYATAAVIADQFFNSTNTIVIANGEKPYDALTGTLLCHVNHGPVVLTPAAYLHADTKAYLIDENPDQVFILGGLSAISTATQTSIQQICN; this is translated from the coding sequence ATGTTGAAAAGAGTTGTATCGGCTGTTCTGGCACTTGGTCTGGTGCTGTCGGGGACGGGGATCCGGGTCAGTGGAGCGCCCAAAGCGAATTCAGCGAAGAACGTGCCGCAGGTGTCGGGCAAGCTGCAGAACCTGCTGGAGAAAAACAAGGAAAAGGCGGCGAAGGTCACCCGGCCAGAGGCGCAGGATCCGGAGGAAGAAGTCCGGGTCATTATCGAACTGTCGGTTCAGCCCCATCAGCTGGCCAAATGGAAGACGGGGCAGGGGACCCTGGCAAAGATCGACCGGGAACAGTCGGCGTTTTTCAGTGAGGCCCGCCGGGCCGGCATTGCCTTTTCGAAGCTGAAGACCTTCCGCCAGGTGTTCAACGGCACCAGCGGCAAAGTCAAGCGCAAGGACCTGGAAGCGTTGAAACAGCTGCCGGGGGTCAAGTCGGTTTCCATCGCCCGGACTTATGCGCGGCCGCAGCCCTTGATGGCTCAATCCGCTGATCTGGTGGGGGCACCGCAGGCTTGGAATCTCAACTACAAAGGGGAAGGGCTCGTGGTCGGCGTCATTGATTCCGGCTTTGATCCGACGCATCCGGACTTCGTGCTGACGAATCCCGCCCATGCCGAACTGGATGCTTCGGAAGTGGCGGCCCAGGGAATGCCCGGCCAGTATGTCAGCGCCAAGTTCCCTTACGCGTACAACTATTTTGACCGGAGCAACTCCGTTCTGGAAAGCGGGGAGAGCCACGGCCAGCATGTGGCGGGAACCATCGCGGCCAACGGCGAGCTCAAGGGAGTGGCGCCGGAAGCCCAGCTGCTGGCGCTGAAGGTCTTTTCCTCCGATCCCACCGTCGATACCACCTACGAGGACATCTATCTGGAGGCGCTGGAAGACGGCGTTCTGCTCGGAGCGGATGTGCTGAACCTGTCTTTGGGAGCACCGGCCGGTTTTACCAGCTTCGGACCCAGCGCGCTGGAAACCGCGGTGTCCAATGCCAAGGCCAGCGGCGTTCTGGTTGCCATGGCAGCCGGCAACGACAAGAATCTGGCAGAAGGGGCACCGACCAACGCCGCGTCCTGGATGCCGGATCAGGGTTTGATCAGTGATCCGGCCGTGGCCAGGGACAGCATGGTGGTCGCCGCTTCGGACAAGGTGATCCCGCAGTGGGAGAAAATCCTGATCGATGTGACGACCCCGGACGGGTTCCGTTCGGCGGTGGTACTGCCGGCACCGAACAGCCCGGATCCTGTCACGGCGCTGAGTGAGGGAGGCTATCCCGTCGTCTATGCCGGACTGGGCTCACCGGAGGATTTCGCCGGAGTTGATTATGCGGGCAAAATCGTCATGATCTGGCCCGGCTCCTATCCCTTAGCCGAGCAGCTGGAGCGGGCGCAGTCCGGCGGAGCCATTGCGCTGATTGTCGGCGATCACTACAGTGACGGGGAGCTGATGATCATGGCCGGCGGCGAAAACGCCACGATCCCGTTTATGGCAGTGGACTTTGAAACCGCCGGCAAGCTGTCGGATCTGCGCTTCAACGGCGGCACCGTCGCCTTCCGCGGCATCCCCAACTCCGATCCCACGATCAAACTGGCGGACTTCTCCACCTGGGGGGCCACCAATGACCTGAGATTGAAGCCGGAGATCACGGCGCCGGGTCTGAACATCGTTTCGACCCAGAACGGCCAGGCTTACGGCGTGATGTCCGGCACTTCCATGGCCACGCCGCATCTGGCGGGTGGAGCCGTGGTCATCCGGGACTACTTCGAGCACAGCCCGGCCTTCCAGGCTCTCTCGCGAGCTGACCAGATGATCGTCTCCAAGCAGCTGCTGATGAACTCAGCCGATGTCCTGTTTGAACAGGGCACGGCCCGCAGTCCGCGAGTGCAGGGAGCCGGTCTGATGAATCTGGGCAAAGCCCTGGAGGCCCGGACCCTGGCTTATCAGCCCATAACCCGGGAAGCCAAGCTGGAACTCAAGGAAGTGACCAGCCCGCTGCTGAAACTGAATCTGACGGTGCAGAACATCGGCGGCGAGGGACTGGACTATACCGCCGAAGTACACCTTCTGACCGATGCCATGGACAACGGTCTCTACACCGAGCGCTCCCGCAAAGTGCCCCACAGCCTCAGCGGCGATGAAGCCTTCCGGGTGGAGGCGGGCTCGTCCCGTGCCGTCAGCCTGACCGTCGACTTCGCTCAGGGCGGTGTCAGCAAGGAGCAGTTTATTGAGGGCTTCGTTGTCCTGACGGATTCAGACGGCCGCACGACCAGCGTACCCTTCATGGGCTTCTACGGCGACTGGAACAAGCCGCTGGTGCTGGATGCCTTCGGCGCCACCCTGGGGCGCGGCCAGGATCCGGTTGGTACCTCCTTCTTTGACACTTCCGGACTGATCTGCTATTCGCCCTACTATGACGAAGCCTACTGGCTGAAAAACAGACGCGTGGAGCTGAACCCGCGCAATGATGTGTCCTACCTCACCGGTCGGTCCAATATCCTGCCCAGCCTGTCCTTCCTGCGCAGCGCCGATGAGGTGACCTTCTCGCTGCTCAATTCGTCCAAAACCCGTCTGGAGACCATCGGCAGCTATCAGGGCGTTCCCAAGATGAGCCGGATCTATGCCGGAGCACCCACCAGCTACCTCATGGAGGAGGGCTTCTGGGAAGATGATCTGCCCACCGGACCGCTTCCCGACGGCAAGTACTTCTATGAGATCAAAACCAAAATCAACTACGATCAGGGCACTGCCCAGGCCCGGCAGATTCCGGTGCTCATCGACCATAAAGCGCCGGTGGTCTCCAATGTCCGGATCGAAGGCAACTATCTCTATTTCGACGCCACAGATGGAGCCTCGGATCTGGGGGTTGGCGTGAATGCGTTTGTGGTTTCCACCAGCAAGACGGATTCCACCTACGACATGATGGTGGAGAAAACGGTGAACAACCGCTACCGCATTGACATCTGGCGGATGCTGGGCAAATCGACCAGTATCTATATCTACGCCTACGACAATCTTTACAATGAGAGCATCACGTCCATTCTTCAGAGCAGCCGCAAACCGGCTCCGCCGGTGGTTCAGCGCATCGCGGGGGATACCAGGTACTCCACCGCGGTGGAAATCAGCAAAAAGACCTTCGTCACGGCTGACACCATCATCCTGGTCAACGGCGTCAGCGGCATTGACGCCCTGCTGGGCGGACCACTGTCCGCCGTCATGGGCGCTCCGATCCTGCTGACCGAACCCGCCGCCCTGCGCAGTGTGACCAAGACTGAAATCACCCGGCTGAAGGCGAAGCACGCCATCATCCTGGGCGGAGAACAGGCGGTTCCGGCCGGCATTGTCACAGCGCTGAAAGGCATGGGACTGACCGTGGAGCGGATCGGCGGCACCACCCGCTTCAAAACCTCCATCCTGGTCGACCAGAAGATTCGAAGCATCACCGGCCGGACGGACCGGGCCGTGGTAGCCAACGGCTACACCATGTTTGACGCCCTGACCGCCGGTCCTGGCGCCGCCAAGAACGGCTGCGGCATTCTCTTCAATGATGGCAAGTCCATTGATATGATCAAGGATTCCCTGAAAGAGGCCAATACCGTCTATCTGACGGGCGGACAGCTGGTGCAGACCGCAGAAGTGGAAGCGGCTCTCCAGGCACCCGGACGAACCGTGGTCCGGCTGGCCGGAGCCAACCGCTACGCTACGGCTGCCGTCATTGCCGATCAATTCTTCAATTCGACCAATACCATCGTCATCGCCAACGGGGAAAAGCCCTACGATGCCCTGACCGGCACCCTGCTGTGCCATGTCAATCATGGGCCGGTCGTTCTGACCCCGGCCGCCTACCTGCATGCCGACACCAAAGCCTACCTCATTGATGAAAACCCGGATCAGGTCTTCATCCTGGGCGGTCTCTCCGCCATCAGCACAGCCACCCAGACATCGATCCAGCAGATCTGCAATTAA
- a CDS encoding LacI family transcriptional regulator: MAKKLSMTEVAKLSGVSIATISRVINGSGGYSAKTEEKVRRIIQETGFVANSNAKSLRTNLSQTVGVIVPDLTNDFFSRVVRELVNSFFQKNYSVFVCDTNEDEQREDLLVQNFISRKVDGIIYISGQSDVSKLETEYDIPVLYMDRSPRNASNLVHSDNHQGGYMAGQHLLAAGCRYPIMIRDARRISTVDQRYYGFIKALSDAGLEPAEKIFVETAVSYESAYDAIPKVLKMFPQVDGIFCSNDVMALGALHGLQDAGIQVPEQIQLIGFDGNTLTKYSRPQITTIAQDYEQMGKAACRQMLDLISNEHDFLQTVVIPVKLVEGSTTRRVAP; this comes from the coding sequence ATGGCAAAGAAGCTTTCCATGACGGAAGTGGCCAAGCTTTCCGGGGTATCCATCGCGACCATTTCCCGTGTCATTAACGGCAGCGGGGGATATTCAGCCAAAACAGAAGAAAAGGTGCGGCGCATCATCCAGGAAACCGGCTTTGTGGCGAACAGCAATGCCAAGAGTCTGCGGACCAACCTGTCTCAGACGGTGGGGGTCATCGTGCCGGATCTCACCAATGACTTCTTCTCCCGAGTGGTCCGGGAGCTGGTCAATTCCTTCTTTCAAAAGAACTATTCCGTGTTTGTCTGCGACACCAATGAAGATGAGCAGCGGGAAGATCTGCTGGTTCAGAATTTCATCTCGCGCAAGGTGGACGGCATCATCTACATCTCCGGTCAGTCGGATGTCTCCAAGCTCGAGACCGAGTATGACATTCCGGTTCTGTACATGGACCGTAGCCCGCGCAATGCCTCGAATCTGGTGCACTCAGACAATCATCAGGGCGGCTATATGGCCGGCCAGCACCTGCTGGCCGCGGGCTGCCGGTATCCGATCATGATTCGGGATGCCCGGCGGATCAGCACGGTGGATCAGCGCTACTACGGCTTCATCAAGGCGTTGAGCGACGCCGGACTGGAACCGGCGGAGAAGATTTTTGTGGAGACGGCGGTCAGCTATGAAAGCGCCTATGACGCCATTCCGAAGGTCCTGAAGATGTTTCCGCAGGTGGACGGCATCTTCTGTTCCAATGACGTCATGGCCCTGGGAGCTCTCCACGGACTGCAGGACGCGGGCATTCAGGTGCCGGAACAGATTCAGCTCATCGGCTTTGACGGCAATACGCTGACCAAATACTCCAGGCCGCAGATTACGACCATTGCCCAGGACTATGAACAGATGGGCAAGGCAGCCTGCCGGCAGATGCTGGACCTGATTTCAAATGAACACGACTTTCTTCAGACCGTGGTGATCCCGGTGAAGCTGGTCGAGGGTAGCACGACCCGACGGGTCGCCCCTTGA
- a CDS encoding ATP-binding cassette domain-containing protein: MEELVRMNHVTKKFPGVTALNNISFDIRPGEVHVLLGENGAGKSTLMKILSGVYQPTEGTITIKGKEFERLTPADSYENGISVIYQELSVIKELSIAENLFVGRLPVKRRFGIDIVDYDTMKQKAKAVMEQIGMKRDPMALVEYISTSEKQQVEIAKALVSNADIIVMDEPTTSLTNVETENLFRIIRDLKQMGKGIVFISHKLNEIKAIGDRVTVLKDGTYVGTREVRDTSIDQMVTMMVGREISGTYLNEAIQDFSAEPVIFEADHLTTKDGSVQDVSFTVRRGEIVGFAGLIGAGRTELMNALFGVSPLKAGTIKVAGKAVENKSPYHAIRNGFAMVTENRRETGFMHNFDIKQNISIISFLKNSSLFGMTGHVDNKYERSEAEIQKKALRIKCRDIDQNIVELSGGNQQKVILGKWMAANSQVVIFDEPTKGIDVGSKSEIYELMRILANEGKVILVVSSELPELLSVSDTIHAYREGHIVATFRNQDATEEKIVLATTGENQK; this comes from the coding sequence ATGGAAGAACTAGTCCGCATGAATCATGTAACCAAGAAATTTCCCGGAGTCACCGCGCTGAATAACATATCATTTGACATTCGGCCGGGTGAGGTTCACGTCCTTCTGGGCGAGAACGGCGCCGGCAAATCTACCCTGATGAAGATCCTCAGCGGCGTGTATCAGCCCACCGAGGGCACCATCACCATCAAGGGCAAGGAGTTTGAACGGCTGACGCCGGCCGATTCCTACGAAAACGGCATCAGCGTCATCTACCAGGAGCTCAGCGTCATTAAGGAACTGTCTATCGCCGAGAACCTGTTTGTCGGCCGGCTGCCGGTGAAGCGGCGCTTCGGCATTGACATCGTGGACTACGACACCATGAAGCAGAAAGCCAAAGCGGTCATGGAACAGATCGGCATGAAGCGGGATCCCATGGCGCTGGTGGAATACATCAGCACCTCGGAAAAGCAGCAGGTGGAAATCGCCAAAGCGCTGGTCAGCAACGCCGACATCATCGTCATGGATGAACCCACGACGTCGCTGACCAATGTGGAGACGGAGAACCTGTTCCGGATCATCCGCGACCTGAAGCAGATGGGCAAGGGGATTGTCTTCATCTCCCACAAGCTGAATGAGATCAAGGCCATCGGCGACCGGGTCACGGTGCTCAAGGACGGCACCTACGTCGGCACCCGGGAGGTCAGGGACACCAGCATCGACCAGATGGTTACCATGATGGTGGGGCGGGAGATCTCCGGCACCTACCTCAATGAAGCCATTCAGGACTTTTCCGCCGAACCGGTCATTTTTGAGGCGGATCATCTGACCACAAAAGACGGTTCGGTCCAGGATGTATCCTTTACGGTCCGCCGCGGCGAGATCGTCGGCTTTGCCGGACTGATCGGCGCCGGCCGCACCGAACTGATGAATGCCCTGTTCGGGGTTTCTCCCTTGAAGGCCGGCACCATCAAAGTGGCAGGGAAAGCGGTGGAGAACAAGTCCCCATATCACGCCATCCGGAATGGCTTTGCCATGGTCACGGAGAACCGGCGCGAAACAGGCTTCATGCACAACTTCGACATCAAGCAGAACATCTCCATCATCTCCTTTCTGAAAAATTCCAGTCTGTTCGGGATGACGGGTCATGTGGACAACAAGTACGAGCGGTCCGAGGCGGAGATTCAGAAGAAAGCGCTTCGCATCAAATGCCGGGACATCGACCAGAACATTGTAGAGCTGTCCGGCGGCAATCAGCAGAAGGTCATCCTGGGCAAATGGATGGCCGCCAACTCCCAGGTCGTCATCTTCGATGAGCCTACCAAGGGCATCGATGTGGGAAGCAAGAGCGAGATCTACGAACTGATGCGGATCCTGGCCAACGAAGGCAAGGTCATCCTGGTGGTCTCCTCCGAACTGCCTGAGCTGTTGTCGGTCAGTGACACGATCCATGCGTATCGGGAAGGACATATCGTCGCCACCTTCCGCAATCAGGACGCCACCGAAGAGAAAATCGTACTGGCCACCACTGGCGAGAACCAAAAGTAA